GGCGCAAAACACGCAAGCGGCTTTCCGATCGCCAGGCCGTGCTCGTAGCTGGCGCTGCGCATCACGCTTATGGCTTCAGCCTCGCCGTAGCGTTTCGACAGTTCTCGAAACACTACAAGGTATGCCCTGCCGCGTTCCTTGATGGCGTTGTGTAATTTGGGATCAGGTTTTTTCCGGGTCATCTGGCCACTCCGCTTGCGCCGAACCATTGCCGGGGCGAACCCCTTATTCAAACAAGGCGCTAATCTGTTGTATTTGCTGGGAAACCAACTTTACGTCTTTCGCAATGAGGCTGTAAGCTATCGCTCGGGACGACAATCACACAACTCAGAATAACTCTGCTGCAGGATTAGAAATACTGAGTCTCCGGGTAACCTCATTCGTGCAATCGTTCGTCAGGGAGAAGAACATGACCTACAGGCTTCCGTCACTGAACTCATTGCGCGCCTTCGAAGCAGCGGCCCGCCATCTCAGCTTCAAGATGGCCGCCAGCGAGCTTGGCGTTACCGCAGGAGCCATCAGCCAGCAAGCCAAGAAACTGGAAGCGTCTCTGGGTGTGGCGTTGTTCCGCCGGTTGCCGCACGGGCTGCTTCTGACAATGGAGGGTGAGACATACCTGCCGCGCATTTCCAAGGTCTTTGAAGACCTGACGGAGGCCACAGAAGCAATAGCGCCTGACATGAACGGCAAAAAGTTCAGTATCGGCATTTGCTCCAAAGCGATGACCATTCTGCCGCCTAACTGGCCCAACCACGGCGACGGCCTGAAACCGTACGTGCGAACCTCGGTACGGACAACCGATGTCGAACTGGTCAGGAGCAACGAAATAGATTGCCTGGTTCGACTTGGCGGAGGGCCTTACGGGGACCTTGCACTGGTAACGATTTCAGGTACTCCAGGCACGAAGAACCATACCGAAAACTTGCACTTCATTTGCAAACCCGGTCTGGTGGACTGCCGTCAGTCCAGAGCCATACTGGAAGACTTGCAGACACATACCATGTCGGGTTTGTAACACCCGTTACC
This genomic stretch from Anderseniella sp. Alg231-50 harbors:
- a CDS encoding LysR family transcriptional regulator, which encodes MTYRLPSLNSLRAFEAAARHLSFKMAASELGVTAGAISQQAKKLEASLGVALFRRLPHGLLLTMEGETYLPRISKVFEDLTEATEAIAPDMNGKKFSIGICSKAMTILPPNWPNHGDGLKPYVRTSVRTTDVELVRSNEIDCLVRLGGGPYGDLALVTISGTPGTKNHTENLHFICKPGLVDCRQSRAILEDLQTHTMSGL